The genomic segment GCAACACTACCATCGCCAAGAAGAAGACGTCCCTCACCAGAAAAACTTCGCCCTGTCTCCTTGGTCAGACGACAGACAACCCGCAGAGGTTCACCAAGGGGGATCGGTTTACGAAAACGGAGGGAAAAATCAAGTGTCACCCCCCAAACCTCGGAATTAGGGGATTGATTGATGACCCGACCAATGGCCTCATCAAGAATGGCTGCCGTAACGCCACCATGCAGTCTACCGGGGTAGCTTTGATGTACCTCAAGAGGAGTAAACATAGCCAGAAGATAGCCGTTCTCCAATACATAAAAGGTACTCTTCAAACCGGCATCATTTGCGTAACCACAGACAAAACAATTTTTGCTATGGGGTTGTTTAAACAGAACTCTATATTCCACTGCAGCCTCCCAATCACGGCACGAATCTCTTTTCAGAAAAAACAGATGGACAAAAATAGCCCTTCTCTTAAGGAATAGGTACAAAAAAAATACAATTCACCGCCTGGCTTAAAACAATCCCTTTGGAGGGCTAAGAATTACCCTCAGACCGTTGTTCCTGCAAAAGGGGATAGGCAGAAATACAAAGAGGGCTTATCCCCTATAGGATAGCCCCCTTTACACAACATTTTTCACCTACTCAAACCAGAAGACTAATTTATCCCCTCAAGCTTCCAATTATTGGTCTTTACAGAACGAGCCCAGGTCCACTCCTCCTCAAATTTAACAGGCGCAGTATTACTACCCTCAACAATATCTCCTGTTTTATCATCCACGGTATAATCAAGTAGACTGGCTATAAAGCGAACAGTGACAAAATCTTCCAGCCCATCGGAACCCGCAGCAATGACCTCTATTGAACGTACCGCAATGGACTCCAGCTTGTTGGTACGCCCCGCAGCCTTCATTTTGGCAAATTGGCTTGTATACTCTTCGGCCAGTTGATTCCCCACCAGATGACGATAGGAACTTATATCGCGACGCATCCAACCTGCCTGGATCTGAAAAAACACATCGGAGGCAACCTGAATAAAATGCTCCTTTTCAAAATCCTGGTCAGTCGCCTTGATTTGGTCTATTCCCTCGTCAAGATCGGACATGCCTGCAAAAGCCGGGGCTGGAGGTGGTCGCACGTCGGTATTTTCGCCCCCATTCATACCACCGCCAAAGGAGGGGGTTGCAGTTGGTCTGGTATAGGCTGACTCTTTTCCGCCCTTGGACTGTTGTTTAAATTTTCGAAAAAGAAAATAGGCACCACCGGCAAGGATAAGAATGGGTAAAATCCCCATGCCACCACCGCCACCGCTACCACCACCGCCAAACATCGAGCCAAAGAGCATACCACCAAGGGCACCTCCAAGCAGACCGCCCATCAGACCACGGGAAAAGCTACTCTTACCAGCCGCTCCCGCCTTAGTGGAGCTCATACTCTTAGTGGGAGAACTCTTCGTCCTGCTAAAACTCCGACCGCCCCTCATCGACCTGGCCTCTGAATAATCCGCGGTAATTCCACCTTCCACGAAAGACAGGGCAATCAACACCAAAAAAAATGGCGTTAACTTCTTCAAGATTCCAAACATTTGCTCTCCATCATCCATAAATTAATCTAACTCAGTTCAAAAAAACCAAGTAACATTCAAACACAACCTGGTAAAAAATAAGCGTCCAAACCAATAAAGGCAAGTTTCTCCGTCTATTCCCTGCGATATTTTCGTGAATTACCATCTATTGCCTCTCGTACCAGACGAGAAAGTTTAGACATTGTCAGGGGTTTTATCATAATGGCGGCAATACCCATAGCCCGGGCCTCACCCACATCCACCATACTCGAATAACCTGTATGTAAAATCACCGGCACTTCAGAGCCCAGTTCTTTTACCCGCCGACTTAATTCAAGTCCCGACATAAAGGGCATGGTCAGATCAGTTATAACAAGATCGTAATTATCGGGGTTTTCGGCAAAGTGCTCAAGGGCGACCCTGCTATCTGTAAAAACAGTGGGTTTATAGCCCAGATAAGTCAGCATCTGTCCCGCCATCTGAGCAAGGATCTGCTCATCATCAACAAAAAGCACCCTCTCTTTGCCAACCAGCAGGGGCGAACTCAAATGTGCCTTTACCTGCACCTGCTCATCCTGGACAATAGGAAAGTAGAGATAAAAGGAACTTCCTTTACCTAGCTGACTCTCAACCCGTATAGCTCCACCGAGACTATCCATAATACCCTGAACAACCGCAAGGCCAAGACCTGTCCCCTCACACTGCATCTTAGTGGTAAAATAGGGATCAAATATTTTTTCGAGAAGATCAGACTCTATGCCAATACCATCATCCATAACAGCCAGACACAGACATGTCCTGCCTGAAAGCTCATGGATATCATGTAATCCTGCATCCAGGTCAACTTTTTTATAGCTCACCTTGAGGGTGCCACCGCCCTTCTGCATGGCATGAGCCGCATTGGTACAGAGGTTCATCACCACCTGATGGATTCGGTCAGGGTTGGCAAGAACTGTTTCAAGGCCCTCGCCAATATCATGCTCAATACAGACAGAGGTCGGCAGACTTACTCGAACAAACTTCAAGGCCTCCAGAATAACCTCTGATAATCCCATCACTGTTTCTTCGGAGGTCTCGGCCCTGGTAAGGGAGAGTATCTGACGAACCAAATTACGGGCCCGTTCACTTGCCTTTTGCACCTGCTCAAGATTACTCCGCACATCATCACTACAGGTCTCTGTAAAAAGGCTCAGATCAGTATAACCAACAATGGCGGAAAGAATGTTGTTAAAATCATGGGCTATACCACCTGCAAGGGTGGCAATAGCATCCCTTTTTTGAGCCTGAAGGACAAACTCCTCTGAACGTTTTAAAGCCGAAGTAACATCGGTTCTGCGCCTGACATCGCTTACCCGATAGGCAAGGACCTCACCCAGCTCCAGATCATGATCCTGAAACAGGGCAGGGAGATTACCGTCAGCCACCTTATCGTAAAGCACCAGCAAAGAGGCTACCTCACCCCCTTGGTCCAAGAAGGGAAAAATGACAAATGAGTCATTGCTATAACTCATACAGGCACATGCTTGTAAAGAAATATCTTTGGATATATGCCCCATGCAGGCCCGCTTCTCCCTCAGGACTTTCGCACAGAGGCTACTCTCTGGCAGGGGAAAAAAAATGTTTTGCGGCGACGGAAAGCCAGTGTTCAGACGGGCAGCAAGGGTAAGATGATCCTCCTCTACATGATACATGCAACCCTTGGTGGCACCCAAATCATCGGCAAATTCCTGAAGAATCATGCCATCACGTCGATCAAGGTCTGTGCAACGAATAAACTTTTGCCCAGAGCTGACCATATTTCTAAAGCGCCTATCCAGCTGACTTAACTCTTCCTCTTTTTCCGCAACCTGGGTTATAAGTGCTTCCTGATATTTTTTATTTTCACGGGAGAGACGGATGTAATCAAGGGATTTTTCTACGACATGAACCAGGATAGACGGTTCAATAATAGGCTTGTGCAGATAGTCAAGGGCCCCAAAACGAAGAAACTTTGCTATTTCAGCAACATCCTGACCGGAAGAAGTCATAATAACTGGCAATTCCGGGAGCAGGAGTTGTATTTCCTGCAGGACATCTACACCATGGATATCCGGTAAAGAACTATGCAGCAATACAAGATCGATATCATGCCTGAGACAGAGGGCTAAGCCCTCACGCCCCGTTTTTGCTTCCAAAACTCCGTAGCCACATCTTTCTAAATAAACTTTCGTGGTTTTGCGAAAAGAGTATTCGTCATCAATAATCAAAATCACAGATTGTTTATAATACATAAAGAGTCTTCACGGGGTGAAAAAAGGGAGACGATTATTATTGTTACTGCAACAATTTCATGATAAATGCTAACATACGTTCATAACTTTTTTAAATTATACTACTTTTTTTATCCTGTAAAGAATATCATGCTTCTTCTCCAACCACCATTTGTCAAATCCTGCGAGCCATCGGCGGCTCTCGCCCAATTAACTGCATATTTACGGGGAAACGGGGAGAGATGTTTTCCATACGACCTCAGTATTGAATGTCTGCACCATCTTCTTGAAACCACCCCCGTGGCCAATGACACATGGTCCAAGAGGGCCTTTCGTAACAGAAAGGAAAATATCACCCTTTTAAAAAGTGGCAAGGGCTATACAAATTATTCGCGCTACGAACGAGCTGTCTCCGATATTAATCGAATCATAGAGATCGCCGGCAAGAGGCATGGTATCCAACTCAACCTGGAAAATTACCAGGACAGCAGACTCTCCCCCCTTAAGAGCGAAGATCTCCTCTATGCCATGGAGCACTATAGAGAAAACATATTCTTCCCCTACCTCGGCAAGAGAATTGCCTCACTGATCGACAAGCATAACCCCACCCGTATTGGCCTCTCACTCAACTTCCTCAGCCAGGCCCTGCCGACCTTTGCCATTATTGGTTTTCTAAAGAGTTCTTTCCCGGAACTAAAGATCATTGTGGGAGGTGGCCTCATAACAAGTTGGCACAAAAGCCCACAGTGGACCAATCCCTTCAAAGGAGTTGTTGACCAGTTTGTAGTAGGAGCAGGTGAAGCCCCCCTCCTGGAAATAGTTTCGGGAAAAACAGATGGAGAGGAACAGACACCCGAGCACAAAGATCTGCTCGGCAATAACTACCTCGCCCCAGGCTATATCCTCCCCTTTACCGCCTCCATTGGCTGCTACTGGAGAAAATGTTCTTTCTGTCCCGAGACGAGCGAGAATAGCCCATACATCTGCCTGAGCAACAATCAGGTACAAAGAGATTTAGGATCATTGATCGAAAAGACAAGACCACGGCTCATCCACTTCCTCGACAGTGCCATCAGTCCCAGACTCATGACTGACCTCATCCGCCAACCACCAGGGGTTCCATGGTATGGCTTTGCCCGCATCTGCGAACAACTCACCGATCCTGATTTTACCCGGGCCCTGAAAAAATCGGGCTGTGCCATGCTCAAGCTAGGTCTTGAATCGGGAAGTAGCTATGTGCTGGAGCAGATGAACAAGGGAATCAGCCTGTCGCTGGCCTCGCGGGTACTGCGCTCCCTTGAACAGGCAGGCATCGCCACCTATGTTTACCTGCTTTTTGGTACAGCATCAGAGGATATAGGTGAGGCAAGAAAGACACTTCGCTTTGCCAGCGAACACGCAAGTGCCATCACCTACACCAACCTTTCCATCTTCAACCTGCCCATCTGCAGTCAGGAGACAGAGACCCTTGAGACGATCAACCGCCATGAAGGCGATCTCACCCTCTACACAGATTTTATCCACCCTAAGGGTTGGGGCCGCAAAGAAATTCGTAAGTTCTTAAACAATGAATTCAAGCGCCACCCACTGATCATGCCCATCCTCAGGGAGAATCCACCTTTTTTCAGCTCAAACCATGCACCATTTTTCCACAAAAACTCGTGATGGCGATAAAGGTTTTTTGTCCCAGCTTACACTGGGACAAAACCTTTTATGCGGATATCTCAACGAGTTCCAGGGAAAAGTCCAGATCTTTGCCAGCAAGGGGTGGATTAGCATCAAGAAGCATATGCTTCTCATCTAACTCAACCACTACAACACGAAGAACACCTCCATCGGGAGCACCCACCTCAAGACGCATACCAAGCTCTGGTCCTAAGTCGTCTGGGATTTGCTCCACGGGCACATCCATCATCATCTCTTCGTTGCGCTCGCCATAGGCCTTTGCTATAGGGATATGAACCTCTTTTGTTTCGCCCACGGCCATACCTAGCATTGCCTCATCAAAACCATCAATAACATCGCCGCTACCTACTTTAAAGGCAAGGGGCTCCTTGCCCTCTGAGCTATCAAAGACAGTTCCATCTTGAAGCTTGCCTACGTAACGAACCTTTACCTTATCGCCCTTCTTTACTCCTGCCATAACCTCTTCTCCCTCTGATTTGCCTCTTTTATAAAGAGAAATAATAAAAATAAAACCACTCAATTTTATCTGCAAACAATGCTCTATAAGCCGGAAAGATACAAGTTTATTTTTATCCGTCGGGGGCCGGACCGGTACCCGGGAAATAATGCGCATGGGACAGAGCTTTTCCACTTTTGCTTTACCCATCTCTGTAGTATCTATAGGCGGATGAGTTAGTTTTTAAGCGTAATATGAAAAAATGTAGTAGGATATAGGGTCTTATTAGATTTATAAAACTTTGACACTCGCGTACCATCATGAATAAAACAAAAATAATTGCCACCCTAGGGCCCCAGAGCCAAAGCGTCGAGGAGATTTATTCCCTTATTCAAGCGGGAATGAATGTTGC from the Desulfotalea psychrophila LSv54 genome contains:
- a CDS encoding Tim44 domain-containing protein, with product MFGILKKLTPFFLVLIALSFVEGGITADYSEARSMRGGRSFSRTKSSPTKSMSSTKAGAAGKSSFSRGLMGGLLGGALGGMLFGSMFGGGGSGGGGGMGILPILILAGGAYFLFRKFKQQSKGGKESAYTRPTATPSFGGGMNGGENTDVRPPPAPAFAGMSDLDEGIDQIKATDQDFEKEHFIQVASDVFFQIQAGWMRRDISSYRHLVGNQLAEEYTSQFAKMKAAGRTNKLESIAVRSIEVIAAGSDGLEDFVTVRFIASLLDYTVDDKTGDIVEGSNTAPVKFEEEWTWARSVKTNNWKLEGIN
- a CDS encoding B12-binding domain-containing radical SAM protein, which gives rise to MLLLQPPFVKSCEPSAALAQLTAYLRGNGERCFPYDLSIECLHHLLETTPVANDTWSKRAFRNRKENITLLKSGKGYTNYSRYERAVSDINRIIEIAGKRHGIQLNLENYQDSRLSPLKSEDLLYAMEHYRENIFFPYLGKRIASLIDKHNPTRIGLSLNFLSQALPTFAIIGFLKSSFPELKIIVGGGLITSWHKSPQWTNPFKGVVDQFVVGAGEAPLLEIVSGKTDGEEQTPEHKDLLGNNYLAPGYILPFTASIGCYWRKCSFCPETSENSPYICLSNNQVQRDLGSLIEKTRPRLIHFLDSAISPRLMTDLIRQPPGVPWYGFARICEQLTDPDFTRALKKSGCAMLKLGLESGSSYVLEQMNKGISLSLASRVLRSLEQAGIATYVYLLFGTASEDIGEARKTLRFASEHASAITYTNLSIFNLPICSQETETLETINRHEGDLTLYTDFIHPKGWGRKEIRKFLNNEFKRHPLIMPILRENPPFFSSNHAPFFHKNS
- a CDS encoding FKBP-type peptidyl-prolyl cis-trans isomerase, with protein sequence MGKAKVEKLCPMRIISRVPVRPPTDKNKLVSFRLIEHCLQIKLSGFIFIISLYKRGKSEGEEVMAGVKKGDKVKVRYVGKLQDGTVFDSSEGKEPLAFKVGSGDVIDGFDEAMLGMAVGETKEVHIPIAKAYGERNEEMMMDVPVEQIPDDLGPELGMRLEVGAPDGGVLRVVVVELDEKHMLLDANPPLAGKDLDFSLELVEISA
- a CDS encoding PaaI family thioesterase; the protein is MEYRVLFKQPHSKNCFVCGYANDAGLKSTFYVLENGYLLAMFTPLEVHQSYPGRLHGGVTAAILDEAIGRVINQSPNSEVWGVTLDFSLRFRKPIPLGEPLRVVCRLTKETGRSFSGEGRLLLGDGSVAAEGHGRYLKMKIDSIADMDVAGDEWVNLSQDTDLQVVTLSGPLF
- a CDS encoding response regulator → MYYKQSVILIIDDEYSFRKTTKVYLERCGYGVLEAKTGREGLALCLRHDIDLVLLHSSLPDIHGVDVLQEIQLLLPELPVIMTSSGQDVAEIAKFLRFGALDYLHKPIIEPSILVHVVEKSLDYIRLSRENKKYQEALITQVAEKEEELSQLDRRFRNMVSSGQKFIRCTDLDRRDGMILQEFADDLGATKGCMYHVEEDHLTLAARLNTGFPSPQNIFFPLPESSLCAKVLREKRACMGHISKDISLQACACMSYSNDSFVIFPFLDQGGEVASLLVLYDKVADGNLPALFQDHDLELGEVLAYRVSDVRRRTDVTSALKRSEEFVLQAQKRDAIATLAGGIAHDFNNILSAIVGYTDLSLFTETCSDDVRSNLEQVQKASERARNLVRQILSLTRAETSEETVMGLSEVILEALKFVRVSLPTSVCIEHDIGEGLETVLANPDRIHQVVMNLCTNAAHAMQKGGGTLKVSYKKVDLDAGLHDIHELSGRTCLCLAVMDDGIGIESDLLEKIFDPYFTTKMQCEGTGLGLAVVQGIMDSLGGAIRVESQLGKGSSFYLYFPIVQDEQVQVKAHLSSPLLVGKERVLFVDDEQILAQMAGQMLTYLGYKPTVFTDSRVALEHFAENPDNYDLVITDLTMPFMSGLELSRRVKELGSEVPVILHTGYSSMVDVGEARAMGIAAIMIKPLTMSKLSRLVREAIDGNSRKYRRE